The Sorangiineae bacterium MSr11367 genome window below encodes:
- a CDS encoding SemiSWEET transporter, producing the protein MPPLLPELVGYFAAFLTTASFLPQALMIWRTRRTEGISVGMYAIFSTGVFLWLAYGLLARAWPVVAANAVTLALDLWILGMKLRFDGRRSRVTAHVVTPTAAATALEP; encoded by the coding sequence GTGCCCCCATTGCTTCCCGAGTTGGTCGGTTATTTCGCAGCGTTCCTCACGACAGCGTCCTTCCTTCCGCAGGCTTTGATGATCTGGCGCACCCGGCGCACCGAGGGCATCTCGGTGGGCATGTACGCGATCTTCAGCACGGGGGTGTTCCTCTGGCTGGCGTACGGACTCTTGGCCCGGGCGTGGCCCGTCGTCGCGGCCAACGCGGTGACGTTGGCCCTGGACCTGTGGATCCTCGGCATGAAGCTGCGTTTCGATGGCCGGCGTTCGCGCGTGACCGCCCACGTCGTGACGCCAACTGCGGCCGCTACGGCATTGGAGCCGTAA